A window of Prolixibacter sp. SD074 contains these coding sequences:
- a CDS encoding S41 family peptidase: MRLFTFISTVLLLCGTVFQSNAQVNARMFRFPDVSAKTIVFSYAGDLWVVAKEGGVAHRLSSPKGEELFAKFSPDGSEIAYSASYNGNNDVYVIPAMGGLPKRLTFDSGNDRTVSWTPDGKSVLFASSRESGRQRFNQLYTIAATGGEAAKLPMPYGDFASYSPDGGKIALNYKSRVFRNWKRYRGGWAPDIYIFDLKDFSSKNITRDDASDEFPMWHGNKVYYLSDRGEAERYNIWVYDIATDKSTQLTHFTDYDVHFPSVGPDDIVFEADGKLYLMGLDNDQYHEVKVEVVTDEPALMQKQENVEELMQSADISPDGKRALVMARGDLFSVPSEHGVVSDLTQSSGSAERYGAWSPDGKTIAYWSDASGEYNLMLKNVETGQAKKVTDFTSGYRYHLYWSPDGKKIAFIDQAMNISYFDIPANKVVSVDKGLWMYQGALDNFSCSWSPDSRWLTYDRGLDNRNDAIFIYDTQNKDKRQVTSGYYDDHNPVFGPDGKYLFLFTGRSFKPQYSDLDNSFIYPKTTELAAIPLRKDVPSAVAPRNDVVDPSKKENSDDEEKEKKEDAKKEVKPVNIDFDNFEERLAILPPVANDYSGLSADDGKIFYQAEVDAGKETEHPVKYYDLKKREEKTVVEDADGYRLSANGKKMLVLQKDNLYIIKPEPEQKLEKALPTDQMVMTVDPRAEWKQIFNDVWRFERDFFYDKHMHGVDWNAQRVKYGKLLDDAVTRWDVNYVLGELIGELNSSHTYRGGGDLANAQKTNTGYLGINWEAEGKYYRIRKIINGGPWDSEVRSPLSATDLKVHAGDYVFSVNGRPITTNKEPYEAFQGLAGKTVELMVNSKPDMQTARKIVVKTLESEGRLRNLAWIESMREHVDKATNGKVGYIYVRSTGIDGQNDLVRQYMAQWKKEGLIIDERFNSGGQIPDRFIELLNRKNLAYWAVRDGKDWSWPPKGNFGPKAMLINGWSGSGGDAFPDFFRKAGLGPLIGTRTWGGLIGITGAPELIDGGFVSVPTFRMYNPDGSWFKEAHGVDPDILVKENLTEEAKGIDPQLDRAIEWVNGALKDYKGKPAHAPYEKR, encoded by the coding sequence ATGAGATTATTCACGTTCATTAGCACGGTGCTATTGCTTTGTGGCACAGTGTTTCAATCCAATGCGCAGGTAAATGCGCGAATGTTTCGGTTCCCCGATGTCTCTGCGAAAACTATTGTTTTCTCCTATGCAGGCGATTTATGGGTTGTAGCAAAAGAGGGCGGAGTGGCCCATCGGCTGAGTTCTCCTAAGGGAGAAGAATTGTTTGCCAAATTTTCGCCCGATGGCAGTGAAATAGCTTATTCAGCAAGCTATAATGGCAACAACGATGTTTATGTCATACCTGCCATGGGAGGGCTTCCTAAACGTTTAACTTTCGATAGTGGCAACGATCGGACCGTTAGCTGGACGCCGGACGGGAAAAGTGTCCTGTTTGCCTCTTCCCGCGAAAGCGGACGACAGCGGTTTAACCAATTATACACGATTGCAGCCACGGGTGGTGAAGCAGCCAAATTGCCAATGCCTTACGGCGATTTTGCTTCGTATTCCCCCGATGGAGGTAAGATTGCGTTGAATTATAAATCGCGGGTTTTCCGCAACTGGAAGAGATACAGAGGAGGCTGGGCCCCCGATATTTATATTTTCGATTTGAAAGACTTCAGCTCGAAGAACATTACCCGCGATGATGCCAGCGACGAGTTTCCCATGTGGCACGGCAATAAGGTTTATTACTTGTCGGACCGGGGTGAAGCAGAACGTTACAACATTTGGGTATACGACATTGCTACCGATAAATCAACCCAGTTGACTCATTTTACGGATTACGATGTGCATTTCCCGTCCGTTGGTCCTGATGATATTGTTTTTGAAGCAGACGGAAAACTCTATCTGATGGGGCTTGATAACGACCAATACCATGAAGTAAAGGTTGAAGTTGTTACCGATGAACCGGCATTGATGCAAAAGCAGGAGAATGTGGAAGAGCTGATGCAATCAGCCGATATTTCACCCGATGGAAAGCGGGCTTTGGTCATGGCGCGCGGTGATTTGTTCTCCGTTCCGTCCGAACATGGTGTAGTTTCCGATTTAACCCAGTCTTCCGGCTCCGCCGAGCGGTATGGAGCCTGGTCGCCCGATGGCAAAACCATTGCCTATTGGAGCGATGCTTCAGGCGAATACAATCTGATGTTGAAAAATGTGGAAACCGGTCAGGCGAAAAAAGTGACAGATTTTACATCCGGATACCGCTATCACCTTTACTGGTCACCCGATGGCAAGAAGATTGCATTTATCGATCAGGCAATGAATATTTCCTATTTCGATATTCCTGCAAACAAAGTGGTTTCGGTTGACAAAGGACTCTGGATGTACCAGGGGGCACTTGACAACTTTTCTTGCAGCTGGTCGCCCGACAGCCGTTGGCTTACATATGACCGGGGACTTGACAACCGCAATGATGCCATCTTTATCTATGATACCCAGAATAAGGATAAGCGCCAGGTAACCAGTGGTTATTATGACGACCATAACCCGGTTTTTGGTCCCGATGGTAAATATTTGTTCCTGTTTACTGGCCGCTCATTCAAGCCTCAGTACAGCGATTTGGATAACTCGTTCATCTATCCGAAAACAACCGAACTGGCTGCTATTCCATTGCGGAAAGATGTGCCATCGGCTGTAGCTCCTCGGAATGATGTTGTCGATCCATCGAAAAAAGAAAATAGCGACGACGAAGAAAAGGAAAAGAAGGAGGATGCCAAGAAAGAGGTAAAACCGGTGAATATTGATTTTGACAATTTCGAAGAGCGGTTGGCTATTCTACCTCCGGTTGCCAATGATTATAGCGGGTTGAGTGCAGATGACGGAAAAATATTCTATCAGGCCGAAGTGGATGCCGGCAAGGAAACAGAGCATCCGGTAAAGTATTACGATTTGAAGAAACGGGAAGAAAAAACCGTAGTTGAAGATGCCGATGGTTATCGTCTTTCAGCAAATGGTAAGAAGATGCTGGTCTTACAAAAGGATAACCTGTACATCATTAAACCTGAGCCGGAACAGAAATTGGAAAAGGCATTGCCGACAGATCAAATGGTGATGACTGTTGATCCTCGTGCGGAATGGAAGCAGATTTTCAATGATGTTTGGCGGTTCGAGCGTGATTTTTTCTACGATAAGCACATGCATGGTGTTGACTGGAATGCGCAGCGGGTGAAGTATGGCAAGTTGCTTGACGATGCCGTTACCCGTTGGGATGTCAATTATGTATTGGGTGAATTAATTGGTGAGTTGAATTCATCGCATACTTATCGTGGTGGTGGTGATTTAGCCAATGCCCAAAAGACTAATACGGGTTATTTGGGTATAAATTGGGAAGCTGAGGGCAAATATTATCGAATCAGGAAAATCATTAATGGAGGCCCGTGGGATTCGGAAGTTCGTTCGCCACTTTCAGCTACTGACTTAAAAGTTCATGCCGGAGATTATGTTTTTAGTGTGAATGGACGTCCCATTACTACCAATAAAGAACCTTATGAAGCATTCCAGGGGCTGGCAGGTAAAACGGTTGAGCTGATGGTAAACAGCAAACCGGATATGCAAACGGCCCGTAAAATTGTGGTCAAAACACTTGAAAGTGAGGGACGGCTCAGGAATCTGGCATGGATAGAATCTATGCGCGAACATGTCGATAAAGCCACCAATGGAAAGGTTGGTTACATCTATGTTCGAAGTACCGGAATCGATGGCCAGAATGACTTGGTACGTCAATATATGGCTCAGTGGAAGAAGGAAGGACTTATTATTGACGAGCGCTTTAACAGCGGCGGACAGATTCCGGATCGTTTCATCGAATTGCTTAACAGGAAGAATCTGGCTTACTGGGCTGTTCGTGACGGTAAAGACTGGTCGTGGCCACCCAAAGGAAACTTCGGTCCGAAGGCGATGTTGATTAATGGCTGGAGTGGTTCCGGGGGTGATGCTTTCCCCGATTTCTTCCGTAAGGCTGGATTAGGTCCGCTCATTGGTACCCGGACATGGGGAGGTTTGATCGGGATTACCGGTGCACCCGAACTGATTGACGGCGGGTTTGTATCCGTACCTACTTTTCGTATGTACAATCCGGATGGTTCGTGGTTCAAAGAAGCTCACGGTGTTGATCCCGATATTTTAGTGAAGGAGAACCTGACCGAAGAGGCGAAGGGAATCGACCCTCAACTTGACCGGGCCATTGAATGGGTGAATGGCGCGTTGAAAGATTACAAAGGGAAGCCAGCACATGCACCTTACGAAAAGAGATAA
- a CDS encoding OmpP1/FadL family transporter: protein MKNRLSTSLVIGLVLMLGSSMAFATDGYFSPGYGTISSGFAGAGTAFYETALIGGNPAGNVFNSSEFSFGIGLFNPNRQYTITGNPSGAPYFGLAPGTVKSDSKLFVMPNIGKNWKLNDNNALTLSIYGNGGMNTNYPTQTFYDQSADHTGVNLMQMYVDLAYSFKLAEKHSLGISALLGAQSFEAKGLKTFGDYGFSSDPTKLTGNGTDYSAGVGFKVGYMGELFNGFWLGAKYQSKIYTGAFKDYAGLYAEQGKFEIPSNWSVGVAYHISSDFTVLADVKQINYSGTKSISNPMFTASGTMNPLGSDNGAGFGWKDMTIYKIGFNYTGIDTWTLRAGYSYGKQPIPASEVMFNILAPAVNESHIALGFSKKINEKGNALNFAFNYALNNKVSGPNPMDPAQTIELEMNQLYFEIGFTF from the coding sequence ATGAAAAATCGTCTATCGACAAGTCTGGTTATAGGGCTTGTACTTATGTTAGGCAGTAGCATGGCGTTTGCCACGGATGGTTATTTTAGCCCTGGATACGGAACCATCAGTAGCGGCTTTGCCGGCGCCGGAACTGCATTTTACGAAACAGCATTAATTGGAGGTAACCCTGCCGGAAACGTATTTAACTCAAGTGAATTCAGTTTTGGTATTGGTTTGTTCAATCCAAACCGTCAATATACCATTACCGGAAACCCTTCTGGGGCCCCATATTTTGGATTAGCCCCCGGAACCGTAAAAAGTGATTCAAAACTTTTCGTGATGCCGAACATCGGTAAAAACTGGAAGTTGAATGACAACAATGCTCTGACACTGTCGATTTACGGAAACGGTGGTATGAACACCAATTATCCGACGCAAACATTCTACGATCAGTCTGCCGATCATACAGGCGTCAACCTGATGCAGATGTATGTGGATTTGGCTTATTCATTTAAACTGGCGGAAAAGCACAGTTTGGGTATTTCAGCCCTCTTGGGTGCACAGTCTTTCGAGGCAAAAGGATTAAAAACTTTTGGTGATTACGGATTTTCATCAGACCCCACCAAACTCACCGGAAACGGTACGGATTATTCAGCCGGCGTAGGTTTCAAAGTTGGTTACATGGGTGAACTGTTCAACGGTTTCTGGCTGGGTGCCAAATACCAGTCCAAAATTTATACGGGTGCATTCAAAGATTACGCCGGCTTGTACGCAGAGCAGGGAAAATTTGAAATTCCTTCGAACTGGAGCGTAGGTGTTGCTTACCATATTTCCAGCGATTTTACCGTATTGGCCGATGTGAAACAAATTAATTATTCAGGTACTAAATCGATTTCCAACCCGATGTTTACAGCGTCAGGAACAATGAACCCGCTGGGCTCCGATAATGGTGCCGGTTTTGGCTGGAAAGACATGACCATCTATAAAATCGGTTTCAATTATACCGGTATTGACACATGGACACTGCGTGCAGGTTATTCTTACGGAAAACAGCCGATTCCTGCCAGCGAAGTGATGTTCAACATTCTGGCCCCGGCCGTTAACGAAAGCCACATTGCCCTTGGATTTTCAAAGAAGATTAACGAGAAAGGCAATGCACTAAACTTTGCTTTCAATTATGCTTTGAACAATAAAGTTTCTGGACCGAACCCAATGGATCCAGCGCAAACAATTGAACTAGAAATGAATCAACTCTATTTCGAAATTGGTTTTACCTTTTAA
- a CDS encoding glycosyltransferase, translating into MTQTNCCALVDLSIIIVNYRGWKHLENCLDALKNFGGEQFSFEVNVVDNCSNDGKLEGFQLRFPKFRFHLNGGNNGFSNGCNLGAKISEGEYFLFLNPDTIASEESVSGLLNVIRSNPDITILSCSQKNCRGNEESPYGFFPALFTLSGLLRAICQKAKKKELEGCFSPGKEIIYPDWVSGSVVMISKHKFDELGGWNEDYWLYYEDVDLCKRATDMGGTVALHNRISIIHNHGGTTRTNPRVTALTKSEVVISRHVYLSRHYSGLSAAGLHVVVMISVLLGTLLPALFGLLFFFIRRLNQYTHLYRRLLAYYFLVPFRGTWLSPRSVNNRK; encoded by the coding sequence GTGACGCAAACAAATTGCTGTGCTTTGGTTGATTTATCCATAATTATTGTCAATTACCGGGGGTGGAAACATTTGGAGAATTGTTTGGATGCCCTGAAAAACTTTGGGGGGGAGCAATTCTCTTTCGAGGTGAATGTGGTCGATAACTGCTCGAACGACGGAAAGTTGGAAGGTTTTCAACTGCGGTTCCCAAAATTCCGTTTTCACCTGAATGGCGGTAACAATGGATTTTCCAATGGCTGTAACCTGGGAGCCAAAATTTCAGAGGGAGAGTATTTTCTCTTTTTAAATCCGGACACGATTGCCTCAGAAGAGTCTGTTTCTGGTCTTTTGAATGTTATTCGGAGCAATCCGGACATAACTATTCTTTCGTGCTCGCAGAAGAACTGTCGGGGCAATGAAGAAAGTCCGTATGGTTTTTTCCCCGCCTTATTCACGCTAAGTGGTCTGTTACGGGCCATCTGCCAGAAGGCGAAAAAGAAGGAACTGGAAGGATGCTTTTCGCCTGGAAAGGAAATCATATATCCTGATTGGGTTTCCGGATCGGTGGTAATGATTTCGAAGCATAAATTTGATGAATTGGGAGGATGGAATGAAGATTACTGGTTGTATTACGAAGACGTTGATTTGTGTAAACGAGCAACCGACATGGGCGGGACAGTGGCTTTGCATAACCGGATTTCGATTATTCACAACCATGGTGGGACCACTCGTACCAACCCGCGGGTCACAGCACTGACCAAATCGGAGGTCGTTATTTCGAGACACGTTTATCTGTCCCGTCACTATAGCGGTCTATCGGCAGCAGGATTGCATGTGGTAGTAATGATAAGTGTTTTGTTGGGGACGTTGCTCCCTGCCCTTTTCGGGCTACTTTTCTTTTTCATCCGACGGTTGAACCAGTACACACATTTGTACCGCCGTTTGTTAGCTTACTATTTTTTAGTGCCCTTTCGGGGAACATGGCTAAGTCCCCGGTCGGTCAATAATCGAAAATAA
- a CDS encoding MFS transporter — protein sequence MHSQYALFFMLLYTASFAVSWGPVAWVMLSEIFPNSIRGAMSIAVAAQWVANLIVSWTFPVMNDSTALTNIFHHGFAYWIYGIMGILAAVFMWKVVPETKGRTLEEMEGLWGRKHHSQPSGE from the coding sequence ATCCATTCTCAATACGCATTATTCTTCATGTTGCTGTATACTGCCTCGTTTGCAGTTTCGTGGGGACCGGTTGCATGGGTAATGCTTTCGGAGATTTTCCCGAACTCCATTCGGGGTGCCATGTCCATAGCGGTAGCAGCACAATGGGTAGCAAACCTGATTGTTTCGTGGACTTTCCCTGTGATGAATGATTCGACGGCTCTAACCAATATATTCCATCACGGATTCGCCTATTGGATTTATGGAATCATGGGAATTTTGGCCGCAGTGTTTATGTGGAAAGTGGTTCCTGAAACCAAAGGAAGAACATTGGAGGAAATGGAAGGACTATGGGGCCGGAAACACCATTCCCAACCCAGTGGAGAATAG
- a CDS encoding NADH-dependent flavin oxidoreductase, whose protein sequence is MNPKYASLWEPFRLPVSGIELKNRIMMAPMTTWSGNLDGTVSDAELNYYKKRSGGVGVVATACAFIMPEGKGFSGQIGAHSDAMLPSLKRLAETIQQEGAKAILQIYHGGRMCPPNEVPGGQPLSASAVAAEREGAAVPRAMAEEEILSTIKAYGNATHLAILAGFDGVEIHGANTYLVQQFFSPHSNRRTDVWGGTLEKRMKFPLAVVDEVLQNVKQYAKSPFAVGYRLSPEEMEEPGITMEDTLQLVDALAKKPLDYLHISTMNLWDGSMRDASDKRSRTLLIQERVGNKIPVIGVGSLHTPDDVLKVVEEGNLPLVALGRELLMEPEWVQKAQNGSVDKIRTTLSVHDQNELVIPDNLWHGLISRKGWLPVIENE, encoded by the coding sequence ATGAACCCCAAATATGCTTCACTCTGGGAACCATTCCGTTTGCCGGTTTCAGGGATTGAATTGAAAAACCGGATCATGATGGCCCCGATGACAACCTGGTCCGGTAACCTCGACGGTACCGTTTCAGATGCTGAACTGAATTATTATAAAAAACGCTCGGGCGGTGTGGGTGTAGTAGCTACCGCTTGTGCCTTCATCATGCCGGAAGGCAAAGGATTTTCCGGCCAAATCGGGGCCCACTCCGATGCAATGCTGCCAAGCCTGAAACGTTTGGCCGAGACGATTCAGCAAGAAGGCGCCAAAGCCATTCTGCAAATCTATCATGGCGGAAGAATGTGCCCTCCGAATGAGGTGCCTGGAGGTCAACCCCTCAGTGCAAGTGCCGTTGCAGCAGAACGCGAAGGAGCTGCCGTTCCGCGGGCTATGGCGGAAGAAGAGATTCTGTCCACCATTAAAGCTTATGGAAATGCCACACACCTCGCTATTCTTGCCGGTTTCGACGGGGTGGAAATCCATGGCGCCAACACGTACCTGGTTCAGCAATTCTTCTCACCACACTCCAACCGCCGAACCGACGTATGGGGTGGTACTTTGGAGAAGCGCATGAAATTCCCGCTGGCGGTAGTAGATGAAGTTCTGCAAAACGTTAAACAATATGCAAAATCGCCTTTTGCGGTTGGTTATCGGCTTTCGCCTGAAGAAATGGAAGAACCGGGAATTACAATGGAAGACACCCTACAACTGGTAGATGCTTTGGCCAAAAAGCCGCTGGATTATCTCCACATCTCCACCATGAATTTATGGGATGGTTCGATGCGCGATGCCTCGGATAAACGCTCCAGAACGTTATTGATCCAGGAACGGGTTGGAAATAAAATTCCGGTTATCGGGGTTGGTTCGCTACATACACCGGATGATGTACTGAAAGTTGTCGAAGAAGGGAATTTACCGCTTGTCGCCCTGGGACGAGAGTTACTGATGGAACCGGAATGGGTACAGAAAGCTCAAAACGGTTCAGTAGACAAAATACGGACCACACTTTCGGTCCACGATCAAAATGAATTGGTGATTCCGGATAACCTCTGGCACGGGCTTATTTCCCGCAAAGGCTGGTTACCGGTTATTGAGAATGAATGA
- a CDS encoding OmpH family outer membrane protein, which yields MKNNSTFIHVILALAVIGLYVLYFTGNKKDQSNQTGTKDQDTNAPVKVAFVKLDSVLANYDLAKKLNDDFNRKQDSYTKEYGQKRIDFEKQANAFQEKLKRGGFLTQERAMQERNRLIGMQQEIQKLDNDLSGKLQSMQQKINQQIIDSISNYVKVYNVDKKYDLIFSNANLLEGSDQHNITREVTSELNKRYHSSKK from the coding sequence ATGAAAAATAACTCTACATTCATTCATGTTATTTTGGCACTGGCGGTTATTGGCCTCTATGTATTATACTTTACAGGGAATAAAAAAGATCAGTCAAACCAAACGGGCACTAAAGATCAAGACACAAATGCCCCGGTTAAAGTGGCATTTGTGAAGTTGGATTCCGTGCTGGCGAATTACGACTTAGCGAAGAAATTAAACGACGATTTCAATAGAAAACAAGATTCTTACACGAAAGAGTATGGTCAAAAACGCATCGATTTCGAGAAACAGGCCAACGCTTTCCAGGAAAAACTGAAGCGGGGCGGTTTCCTCACACAGGAAAGGGCCATGCAGGAACGCAATCGCCTTATCGGCATGCAGCAGGAAATTCAAAAACTGGACAACGACCTTTCCGGCAAATTGCAATCCATGCAACAAAAAATCAATCAGCAAATAATTGACAGTATTTCCAATTATGTGAAGGTTTATAATGTTGATAAGAAATATGACCTGATTTTCAGCAATGCTAATTTACTGGAAGGTTCCGATCAGCATAACATTACCCGCGAAGTGACTTCTGAGCTGAACAAGCGTTACCACAGTTCGAAAAAGTAA
- a CDS encoding carboxypeptidase-like regulatory domain-containing protein produces MKKKLIILTILISAHLTGVAQENKADGKQPVFVTGVVFDRKEMKPLPETVFLLNHQHEATTDADGKFSFWGSPGDTITARYVGYREVDMVVPDTLSASEYLMGVFMSPDTVQIKEVVIFPRNYNLMSEIKQLPVDERMLQNAQQNVDMGTVQGLTQSPKTYDAEMNARNAMRNYQMKAEYKGMKVNPENSVGISISTGTITPSNFLYGKPILHKGKLKNQVISTNEKDVVIGRYQAYLAKKWMKYDERKKEKQEEVAP; encoded by the coding sequence ATGAAAAAGAAATTGATTATTCTCACGATTTTAATAAGCGCTCATTTGACCGGAGTAGCACAGGAAAATAAAGCCGATGGAAAACAGCCGGTATTTGTTACAGGCGTTGTTTTTGACAGGAAAGAGATGAAACCACTCCCGGAAACAGTCTTTCTGCTCAATCACCAGCACGAAGCAACCACCGATGCAGATGGGAAATTTTCATTCTGGGGTTCGCCAGGCGATACCATCACCGCAAGGTATGTTGGTTACAGGGAAGTAGATATGGTGGTTCCGGATACGCTTTCCGCTTCGGAATACCTGATGGGGGTTTTTATGTCGCCTGATACCGTACAGATAAAGGAAGTGGTTATTTTCCCACGGAATTACAACCTGATGAGCGAAATAAAGCAACTACCGGTAGATGAAAGAATGCTTCAGAATGCACAACAAAATGTGGATATGGGTACCGTTCAGGGCTTAACACAATCGCCCAAAACGTATGATGCCGAAATGAATGCCCGCAATGCCATGCGAAATTATCAGATGAAAGCGGAATACAAGGGAATGAAAGTGAATCCGGAAAACAGCGTAGGAATCTCAATCTCAACCGGGACCATTACTCCTTCGAACTTCCTGTACGGGAAACCGATTCTTCATAAAGGTAAACTAAAGAATCAGGTTATTTCGACCAATGAAAAAGATGTAGTTATTGGCAGATACCAGGCGTACCTCGCCAAAAAATGGATGAAGTATGATGAGAGAAAAAAAGAAAAACAGGAAGAGGTAGCCCCATAA
- a CDS encoding ATP-grasp domain-containing protein: protein MILLEGPYVSDFLKQTIKNYRIPVVYTSFSAKILDEKEHQLISTADAVKRVERNPEQLIYTNSENSIHWVEQNLPFSGFPEKINMFKNKVRFRKLLRDKYPEYFFKGIPFHELSTTDVSGFTFPFIIKPAVGFFSMGVYKVDKPEEWPDIVARITEEVAKVQNLYPKEVFDSTEFIAEECIDGTEYAIDCYYNADGKPVILNIMKHLFSSDKDMSDRVYITSKEIILSNLDSMGDFLKEMGVSAGVKNFAAHVEVRINDDGHIVPIEVNPMRFGGWCTTPDLAWYAHGFNIYEYFLSQKEPDWNQLLANKDGQVFSVVVLDNSTGREGKQIPEFDYDRLMRNFEKPLELRKVDYRSYPLFGFVFAQTRSDQMDELTRILKSDLSEYILN, encoded by the coding sequence ATGATCTTACTCGAAGGCCCTTACGTTTCAGATTTTCTAAAACAGACAATTAAAAATTACCGGATACCGGTGGTTTATACTTCCTTTTCGGCGAAAATCCTTGATGAGAAAGAACACCAACTTATTTCCACAGCAGACGCTGTTAAACGGGTTGAGCGAAATCCAGAGCAATTAATTTATACCAATTCTGAAAATTCGATACATTGGGTTGAGCAAAATCTTCCATTCTCCGGTTTTCCCGAAAAGATTAATATGTTCAAGAATAAGGTTCGGTTTCGAAAGTTGTTGCGGGATAAATATCCCGAATATTTCTTTAAGGGAATTCCGTTCCATGAGCTGTCCACGACCGATGTATCCGGTTTTACTTTCCCGTTTATCATTAAACCGGCAGTCGGTTTTTTCAGCATGGGAGTTTACAAAGTTGACAAGCCGGAAGAGTGGCCCGATATTGTGGCAAGAATAACTGAAGAAGTGGCTAAGGTGCAGAATCTGTATCCTAAAGAGGTTTTTGATTCAACCGAATTTATTGCGGAAGAGTGCATTGATGGAACGGAGTATGCCATTGATTGTTATTACAATGCCGATGGGAAACCGGTTATTCTGAACATTATGAAGCACCTCTTCTCTTCGGATAAGGATATGAGTGACCGGGTATATATCACGTCGAAGGAAATTATTTTATCGAACCTGGATTCGATGGGCGATTTTCTCAAAGAGATGGGAGTATCTGCCGGTGTAAAGAATTTTGCCGCGCACGTTGAAGTTCGGATCAATGACGACGGCCATATTGTTCCGATTGAAGTGAACCCGATGCGCTTTGGCGGATGGTGTACTACGCCTGATTTGGCATGGTACGCGCATGGTTTTAATATCTACGAATATTTTCTATCGCAAAAAGAACCCGATTGGAACCAACTTTTGGCGAATAAGGATGGTCAGGTTTTTAGTGTCGTCGTTCTGGATAACAGTACCGGAAGAGAAGGAAAACAGATTCCGGAATTTGACTATGACCGGTTGATGAGGAATTTCGAAAAGCCGTTGGAGCTAAGAAAAGTGGATTACCGGAGCTATCCGTTATTCGGGTTTGTATTTGCACAAACACGGAGCGATCAGATGGATGAGCTTACCCGAATCTTAAAATCTGATTTGTCGGAATATATTCTGAATTGA
- a CDS encoding proline dehydrogenase family protein yields the protein MISWVLPYMPKKLVWIFSKRYIAGENIEDALRESRKLNAEQTMVTVDILGEYIKELSEATENKKQYIELIKRFTDEKIDGNFSVKPSMFGLLLDKESCYQNIREIVAVADECDSFIRVDMEDSTCTDAEVEIFRRLKAEFPTRVGLVVQSYMRRTLSDVRELMDMHSEEAPLNFRLCKGIYVEPAEVAFKKYQEVRDHYLEDLEYMLQNGIYVGVATHDKYLVDRSLELLEKYKTPKDKYEFQMLYGVTPDLRSRIISAGHRMRVYVPYGVQWFNYSTRRLKENPNMTWLIVKALFVRG from the coding sequence ATGATATCATGGGTTTTGCCTTATATGCCCAAAAAACTGGTCTGGATTTTCTCCAAACGCTACATTGCCGGGGAAAATATTGAAGATGCGCTTCGCGAATCGAGAAAACTGAATGCTGAACAGACCATGGTGACCGTCGATATTCTGGGAGAATACATTAAAGAATTATCAGAAGCCACCGAGAATAAGAAACAGTATATCGAGCTAATCAAGCGATTTACCGACGAGAAGATTGATGGTAATTTCTCGGTAAAACCATCGATGTTCGGGTTATTGCTCGATAAGGAGAGTTGTTACCAGAATATCCGCGAAATCGTCGCTGTCGCGGATGAGTGCGATTCCTTTATCCGCGTTGACATGGAAGATTCCACCTGTACCGATGCGGAGGTTGAAATTTTCCGTCGTTTGAAAGCAGAATTCCCTACACGCGTGGGACTGGTTGTCCAATCTTATATGCGGCGTACATTAAGTGATGTGCGTGAATTGATGGATATGCATTCAGAGGAAGCTCCTTTAAATTTCAGGCTGTGTAAGGGAATTTATGTTGAGCCGGCTGAAGTGGCATTTAAAAAGTACCAGGAAGTTCGCGATCACTACCTGGAAGACCTGGAATATATGTTGCAAAATGGGATTTATGTTGGTGTCGCAACGCATGATAAATACTTGGTCGATAGGTCATTGGAGTTATTGGAAAAGTATAAAACGCCCAAAGATAAGTATGAGTTTCAGATGCTGTATGGTGTAACACCCGATTTACGAAGCCGCATTATTAGTGCAGGCCATCGTATGCGTGTTTACGTACCTTACGGAGTACAATGGTTTAACTATTCAACTCGTCGTCTGAAGGAAAATCCGAATATGACCTGGTTGATTGTAAAGGCTCTTTTTGTCAGAGGTTGA